The Pseudomonas moraviensis genome contains the following window.
TTCGGCAGTGCTGGGCCTGACGCTGGTGGCGGATTTCAGCCTGATCAACACCAAAACCTACGAGATCACCTCGGCCTTCACGGCGATGGGTGAAGCGCAGGACACCAAACTGGTGAACCATCGCGACATCAAGATCTCGCTGAACCGCCCTCGAGTGGTGCGTGAGGTGTCCAAAGCTTTGGGCGAAGACGTGGCCGGGCAATTGAGCATGCAACTCGGTGGCGGTGACGCTTATGAGCAGCCGCGTGAAGCGCCGCAGCGCAATAATCTGCCGCGTGATACGGCGCCGGTGATCCTGCGCTGACTGACCGAGAGAAACAAAAAAGGCGACCCGCAAAGGTCGCCTTTTTTCTGCCCGGGCGGTTTACGCCGCCGCTTTGCGCAACGTCGCCATGAACGCCGCCGCGCCAATGAACAATCCGGCAAAGGTGCGGTTCATGCGCTTCTGCTGCTTGGGCGTGCGCAACAGGCGCAGCACCTTCGACGCCAGCCCGGTGTAGCCGGCCATGACGATCAGATCGACGAACACCATGGTCACGCCGATCACCACATATTGAATCAGCAGCGGCGCGTGAGGGTTGATGAACTGCGGCAACACCGCGAGCATGAATATCAAAGCCTTGGGGTTGCTGATGTTCACCAGAAAGCCACGGAATACCAAGGCCAGCGGCTTGCCGATCGGCCGCACCGCGGCGTCATCGCTCATGTCCATGGGCAGCGCCCGCCACTGCTTGATCGCCAGATAAACCAGATAGGCAACGCCGAACCATTTGATCGCGTGGAACGCCGTGGCCGAAGCGGTGAGCACAGCGCCAACACCCGCGCCGACAATCGCGATCTGCATCGCCAGACCGATCTGCAGGCCCAGCGCGTTCCAATAGCCGCGCCAGAACCCGTATTGCAGGCCGCTGGACATCGACGCAATGGCGCCCGCGCCCGGGGACAGACTGATCACCCAGCAGGCGGCAAAGAATGCCAGCCATGTTTGAAGCTCCATCGCATACCTCGCCTGATGCTTGTGACAAATGCCTAAGCTAATGCGGCTTCGTGGGGATGACTACCGATTTCTTGCTGAATGTTGCAGGTGTTGCTGATGGCCCCTTCGCGAGCAGGCTCGCTCCCACAGGAGAACGCATTTCAAACGTGGGAGCGAGCCTGCTCGCGAAGGCGTCCGAACCGACGACGTGAAAGCTACTTCTCGAACCCGCTCGACGGAAACACATCGGTCCCGCGCCAACGCCGCACCGAACGCTGGAAGAACAGGCTGTTGGGCACCTGCACCATGGCGCTGCCGGTGCCCAACTCTTCGGCTTCGACCAGCGTGGTGTAGAGCAGATTGATCGCGATCACCCGACCTTTGACGCCAGGCTTGTCGGTGGTGTCCACCAGCTCGACTACGTCGCCGAGGCGGAACGGCCCGACGGTGAAGATGAGAATCGCGCACAGCAGGTTCGACAGCACGCTCCACATGGCGAAGAACGCCACCGCCGCCACCGCGACAAAACCCGATAGCGCCGTCCACAACACCGTGGCGGAGACGCCAAGGCGCTCGAGCACGAAGAGCAGCGCGCTGCCCATGATCAGCCAGCGCAACACGCCGCGCAGTGGCATCAGCAATTGCGGCGGGAACGGATAGCGCTCACCCAGGCGAGTCAGGCCTTTGGCAACGAAACGCTGGGTCAGGTAACCGGCCAGCAGAATCAGCAGAATCTGCGCGGTGAACCAGATCGGCTCGACCCATACCGCCGAGAACGGCAGCTTGAAGGCTTCCATCAGGACAACGCCTCCAGCTCCGCCTGCATGCTTTCCAAGGTTTCCAGCGCTTCCATCCAGGCCTCTTCCAGCTCGGCTTCACGCACCTTCAGTTTCGCCTGCTCGGCCAGCAGATCGCGCAATTCGTTCTTGCGCGCCGGCTCGTAGATATCGCTGTCACCGAGGCTGGCATCGACCTTGGCGAGTTTCTCGTGAAGCTTGCCCAGTTCAGCTTCAAGCTTGTCGGCCTCGCGCTTGTGCGGTGCCAGTTGCTGACGCAACGCTGCCGCTGCCTGACGCTGAGCTTTCTTGTCAGTCTTGTCCGGATTGACCGGCGTGTTGCTGACCGGCGCATTGCGCTGGCGGTATTCCACCAGCCAGCGCGCGTAGTCTTCGAGGTCGCCATCGAACTCTTCGACCTTGCCGTCGGCGACCAGATAGAAATTATCGGTGGTGCTCTTGAGCAAGTGCCGGTCGTGAGACACCACCAGCACCGCACCGCTGAATTCCTGCAGAGCCATGGTCAGCGCCAGGCGCATTTCCAGGTCGAGGTGGTTGGTCGGTTCGTCGAGCAGCAGCAGGTTCGGCCGTTCCCAGGCGATCAAGGCGAGGGCCAGACGGGCCTTCTCGCCACCGGAGAAATTCAGCACCGGCTCATCGATGCGCGCCCCCCGGAAGTCGAAGCCGCCGAGGAAGTCACGCAAAGTCTGCTCGCGCTCACCCGGCGCCAAACGCTGCAAGTGCAGCAACGGGCTGGCCTTGGAATCCAGCGAGTCGAGCTGATGCTGGGCGAAGTAGCCGACCACGGTGTTCTCGCCACGGGTCAGGCGTCCGGCCAGCGGTTCGAGCTCGCCGGCGAGGTTCTTGATCAGCGTCGATTTGCCCGCGCCGTTCGGCCCGAGCAGACCGATCCGCGCACCTGGGGTGAGTTGCAGCTTGACCTTCTCGAGGATGGTCTTGTCGCCATAACCCAGGCGTGCATCGGACAGATCGATGAGCGGGCTGGAGATCTTCGTCGACTCGCGGAAGACGAAGTCGAACGGCGAATCGACGTGGGCCGCCGACAATTCTTCCATGCGCTCCAGCGCCTTGATCCGGCTCTGCGCCTGACGGGCCTTGGTCGCTTGCGCCTTGAAGCGAGCGATGTAGCTTTCCATGTGCGCACGCTGCGCCTGCTGCTTCTCGTAGGCCTGTTGCTGCTGGGCCAGACGCTCGGCACGGGCGCGTTCGAACGCGGTGTAGCCGCCACGGTAGAGGGTCAGTTTGCGCTGATCGACATGCGCGACGTGATCGACCACCTCATCGAGGAAATCGCGGTCGTGGGAAATCAGCAGCAAGGTGCCCGGATAACTCTTCAGCCACTCTTCCAGCCAGATGATCGCATCGAGGTCCAAGTGGTTGGTCGGTTCGTCGAGCAGCAGCAGATCCGATGGGCACATCAGCGCCTGCGCCAGATTCAGACGCATCCGCCAGCCACCGGAGAAATCGCCTACCTGGCGGTCCATCTGCTCGTTGGTGAAGCCAAGACCAGCGAGCAGCTTGCGCGCCCGCGCATCGGCGGTGTAACCGTCGGCACTGTCGAGTTCGGCATGCAGGCGCGCCAGCGCGGTGCCGTCGTGCGCCTCCTCGGCGGCGGCAAGCTCGCGCTGCACCTCGCGCAGACGCAGGTCGCCATCGAGCACATAATCGACCGCAAGGCGCTCGAGGGTGTCGACCTCCTGACGCATGTGCGCGATGCGCCAGTCGGCCGGCAGCAGGCAGTCGCCCGAATCCGGGTGCAACTCGCCGCGCAGCAAGGCGAACAGGCTGGATTTGCCGGCACCGTTGGCGCCGATGAGGCCGGCTTTGTGGCCGGCGTGCAGGGTCAGCTCGGCGTCTTCTAGCAGACGTTGCGGGCCACGCTGTAAAGTCAGGTTCTGAAGTCGGATCATAATGGCGGCGGAGTCTACCAGCTTCGCTCACAACTGGCGCGAGTAGCACGATGTCCTCTGACCTGTGGAGCTTTGCCCTTGATGTCTACGCCCGCCCCGGCGTGGAAGATGCCTGCCTGCGACTGCAAACGGCGGGCGCCAATGTTTGCCTGCTGCTGTGCGGTTTGTGGCTGGAGCAGCGTGCAGTGGCCTGCGATGAACCGCGCGTGGATTTGCTCAAGGCCCTGACTGCGCCTTGGGATATCGAAGTGGTGCAGCCGCTGCGAACCCTGCGCATGCAATGGAAAGCGCGGGCCGTCGATGATGCGGTGGTAAAAGGCATGCGCGAGCAAATCAAATCACTCGAGCTGGAAGCTGAACGAACCTTGCTGTCGCGGCTTGAAGGTGTGGCGCAGGAATGGGCGCGCAACGAGGGAGGTTCGGTGACCTGGCTTGAAGGTTTGGCCGGCACTGCCGCCAGCCTGGACCGCGACGCGCTGCAAGTGCTGCGCGTCGCGGCAACCGGCACTTAGGAAGCGCTGGTCGGGGTGCTGCTGACGTTCGACGAAGCGGCTGGTGCTGGCGCAGTCGAAGGGGTCGAGTGGGCGGCGGACGACGGTGCCGACGCAGCTGAAGCAGCCGGGGTGGCGGCAGTGGCAGGCTTGGCCGCTGGAGCGGTGGCCGGTTTGGTCGCGGCTGGCTTGGCAGCTGCAGGCTTTTTCACCGCTGGTTTTGCGGCTGGCTTGGCGGCCGGTTTTGCAGCAGCGGTCGCAGGCTTGGCAGCAGCGGGTTTCGCAGCAGGCTTGGCGGCCGGTTTCGCAGCGGTTTTTGCCGCAGGTTTTGCTGCGGATGTTGCGGCAGGTTTGGCAGCCGGTTTTACCGCCACTTTCGCAGCAGGTTTGGCGGTAGCCGGTTTGACTGCAGTCTTGGCGGCAGGCTTCGCAGCGGCGGTTTTGGCAGCAGGCTTGGCTGCCGGTTTCGCCGTAGGTTTGGCGGCTGCGGTTTTCGTCGGTGCAGCTTTGCTCGCGGCCGATTTCGCAGCGGCTTTGGCAGGGGTGGCTTTCACTGCTGGCTTGGCTGCAGCAGGTTTGGCTGCGGTGGTTTTAGCCGCCGGTTTTGCCGCGCTCGCCGCCGGCTTCTTCGCTGCAGTTTTCGCCGCTGGTTTGGCAGCCGCTTTCACTGGCGCCTTGGCCGCTGGTTTGGCGGCGGTTTTCGCAACAGCAGGTTTCGCCGCAGCGGTCTTCGCCGGGGCTTTGCTTACAGCAGGTTTGGCAGTGACTTTCTTCGCCGGCACTGCTGCCGGTTTGGCCGAGCGCGACGACAATACTTTGCCCACTGCTTCTTGAACACGGCCAACACCCTGGGCCAGTTTCAGGCTTTCCTGAGCATCACGCTTGAGTTGCAGAATGTAGCTGCGGGTCTCGGACTGACGATCTTTCAGTGCGTCGAGCAGCTCTTCAAGTTCTTTCACCGAAGCCTTGGCTTTGTTCTGCGCCTTGGCTTTGCCAGCGGTGGCGGCGTCTTGCAGTTTGGTGCGCGATTTGTGCAGTTTTTCCTGCGCCTTGCCACGCTGTTTTTCCAGCTTGGCGAGCAGTTTTTCAGCATCAGCCAAGGCTTGCGAGCAAGCGTTTTCCAAATGCTCGAGCAGACTGCCCGACAACTGTTGGAGTAGGTGCAACGGAGTATTTACAGGCTTCTTGGTGGCCGACATGGTTTACCTCCTGGCTGACGTGAGTGCGGCTCATACTAGACCTCTGCTGATACCGCCGCTAGGGCATGTTGACAGTATCTCTGCCGTTGCGTTGCACCGACGCCGAAATGTTCTGCACCGATGAAAAAGCAGTTCACCGATGCAGGCGTTCGCACTGGCATAATCCCCCGCATCTCAGGTCGGAGAGTGCCCATGTCGCGCTACATTATTTTGTCCCTCTGCGTGTTTTTTTCGGCGGCGTATGCTGATGAAAAAACTACCGCGAACGATGCTCATGACCTGGCTTACAGCCTCGGTGCCAGCCTCGGAGAACGGCTGCGCCAGGAGGTGCCGCAGTTGCAGGTCCAGGCGCTGATCGAAGGTCTGCAACAGGCTTATCAGGGCAAGCCACTGGCATTGAGTGAAGCGCGCATCGAACAGATTCTCGCCGATCACGAATCGCGCAATGCCGAGCAGGCCTCACGCCAATCGAGCGACGCCGCGATGGAAAACGAGCAACGTTTTCTCAGCGCAGAAAAAGCCAAGCCGGGGGTGAAGGAACTGGCCGATGGCATCCTCCTGACCGAGCTCGTTGCGGGCAGTGGCGCCAAGGCCGGCCCCGACGGAAAAGTGCAGGTGCTGTATGTCGGCAAGCTGCCGGATGGCACCGTGTTCGATCAGAACACCCAGCCGCAGTGGTTCAACCTCGACAGCGTGATCGCCGGTTGGCGCACCGCCTTGCAGAACATGCCGGTGGGTGCGAAGTGGCGGCTGGTGATTCCATCGGATCAGGCCTATGGCGCCGACGGTGCCGGCGACCTGATCGCGCCCTTCACGCCGCTGGTATTTGAAGTGGAACTGCGTGGTGCGACGAGCTGATCGGGCATAAAAAAACGGTGCGCTTTCGGGCGCACCGTTTTTCATGAAGGTCGTGGATCAGGCCTGAACCGGATCTTCTGCCTTGTGTGCCGTGTGCAGCACTTCGATCAGGCAGTCTTCAAGTTCGAAGCGCTCGTGCAGCAACCCCCCGAGCTCCTTGAATTTCTCTGCAACGCATTTGCCTTCATCGCACAGGTCGTTGAACGCGAGCAGCTTCTCGGTAATGACGTCGATGCGCGGGTAGATCGTTTCGGCGAGTTCCAGACCGCGCTTGTCGTTGAACGCCTTGGCTTCGCCAGTCAGCTGTTCATAGATTTCGAAGTGCCCCGCCGATACGTAATCGACCAGCACACCGCAAAATTCCAGCAAAGGCTTGCGGCTTTCGGACAGCGAATCAGGCTGCGCACCG
Protein-coding sequences here:
- a CDS encoding TIGR02444 family protein — translated: MSSDLWSFALDVYARPGVEDACLRLQTAGANVCLLLCGLWLEQRAVACDEPRVDLLKALTAPWDIEVVQPLRTLRMQWKARAVDDAVVKGMREQIKSLELEAERTLLSRLEGVAQEWARNEGGSVTWLEGLAGTAASLDRDALQVLRVAATGT
- a CDS encoding ATP-binding cassette domain-containing protein, with amino-acid sequence MIRLQNLTLQRGPQRLLEDAELTLHAGHKAGLIGANGAGKSSLFALLRGELHPDSGDCLLPADWRIAHMRQEVDTLERLAVDYVLDGDLRLREVQRELAAAEEAHDGTALARLHAELDSADGYTADARARKLLAGLGFTNEQMDRQVGDFSGGWRMRLNLAQALMCPSDLLLLDEPTNHLDLDAIIWLEEWLKSYPGTLLLISHDRDFLDEVVDHVAHVDQRKLTLYRGGYTAFERARAERLAQQQQAYEKQQAQRAHMESYIARFKAQATKARQAQSRIKALERMEELSAAHVDSPFDFVFRESTKISSPLIDLSDARLGYGDKTILEKVKLQLTPGARIGLLGPNGAGKSTLIKNLAGELEPLAGRLTRGENTVVGYFAQHQLDSLDSKASPLLHLQRLAPGEREQTLRDFLGGFDFRGARIDEPVLNFSGGEKARLALALIAWERPNLLLLDEPTNHLDLEMRLALTMALQEFSGAVLVVSHDRHLLKSTTDNFYLVADGKVEEFDGDLEDYARWLVEYRQRNAPVSNTPVNPDKTDKKAQRQAAAALRQQLAPHKREADKLEAELGKLHEKLAKVDASLGDSDIYEPARKNELRDLLAEQAKLKVREAELEEAWMEALETLESMQAELEALS
- a CDS encoding AlgP family protein, encoding MSATKKPVNTPLHLLQQLSGSLLEHLENACSQALADAEKLLAKLEKQRGKAQEKLHKSRTKLQDAATAGKAKAQNKAKASVKELEELLDALKDRQSETRSYILQLKRDAQESLKLAQGVGRVQEAVGKVLSSRSAKPAAVPAKKVTAKPAVSKAPAKTAAAKPAVAKTAAKPAAKAPVKAAAKPAAKTAAKKPAASAAKPAAKTTAAKPAAAKPAVKATPAKAAAKSAASKAAPTKTAAAKPTAKPAAKPAAKTAAAKPAAKTAVKPATAKPAAKVAVKPAAKPAATSAAKPAAKTAAKPAAKPAAKPAAAKPATAAAKPAAKPAAKPAVKKPAAAKPAATKPATAPAAKPATAATPAASAASAPSSAAHSTPSTAPAPAASSNVSSTPTSAS
- a CDS encoding Rsd/AlgQ family anti-sigma factor produces the protein MLESCQNAQERWGGVHLLIDRWLQEREELIGAYDKLGAQPDSLSESRKPLLEFCGVLVDYVSAGHFEIYEQLTGEAKAFNDKRGLELAETIYPRIDVITEKLLAFNDLCDEGKCVAEKFKELGGLLHERFELEDCLIEVLHTAHKAEDPVQA
- a CDS encoding mechanosensitive ion channel family protein, which translates into the protein MEAFKLPFSAVWVEPIWFTAQILLILLAGYLTQRFVAKGLTRLGERYPFPPQLLMPLRGVLRWLIMGSALLFVLERLGVSATVLWTALSGFVAVAAVAFFAMWSVLSNLLCAILIFTVGPFRLGDVVELVDTTDKPGVKGRVIAINLLYTTLVEAEELGTGSAMVQVPNSLFFQRSVRRWRGTDVFPSSGFEK
- a CDS encoding LysE family transporter — translated: MELQTWLAFFAACWVISLSPGAGAIASMSSGLQYGFWRGYWNALGLQIGLAMQIAIVGAGVGAVLTASATAFHAIKWFGVAYLVYLAIKQWRALPMDMSDDAAVRPIGKPLALVFRGFLVNISNPKALIFMLAVLPQFINPHAPLLIQYVVIGVTMVFVDLIVMAGYTGLASKVLRLLRTPKQQKRMNRTFAGLFIGAAAFMATLRKAAA
- a CDS encoding FKBP-type peptidyl-prolyl cis-trans isomerase, with the translated sequence MSRYIILSLCVFFSAAYADEKTTANDAHDLAYSLGASLGERLRQEVPQLQVQALIEGLQQAYQGKPLALSEARIEQILADHESRNAEQASRQSSDAAMENEQRFLSAEKAKPGVKELADGILLTELVAGSGAKAGPDGKVQVLYVGKLPDGTVFDQNTQPQWFNLDSVIAGWRTALQNMPVGAKWRLVIPSDQAYGADGAGDLIAPFTPLVFEVELRGATS